In Papaver somniferum cultivar HN1 chromosome 9, ASM357369v1, whole genome shotgun sequence, the genomic stretch AGTTTTGTTCATAGACCATCAACTGATCAGTAAGAACTCTTGGAATGGTGCCACGGTTTCTATTAGAGGAGCAGGTGGAACCCCTACAGACGGCAACTCCTAATACGGCATGGGTCTAGATTCTCCATCTCTTCATAATCTTTCTCCCCCCATTTTACCATTTGTATTAAAAATGAAACGGCAAATTCTTTATTCATACTAACTTAGGCTTCCCAGTAATGTTTCTTCATTGAAGGCTCTCTAAACTAGAGACAGTAGTAGAGCTGGGAGATTTAAACTGGGAGATGCTTTAGGAAGAAAATCTTTCCTTGTAAAAAATTGCCTAGTAATTGGCAAATGAAACTTAAAAACTGCTCATTTTTAAACCATTTTGGTTTTCATTCTGCGCCTTTATGAGTCTCAAACACATACATCTCGAAAATCACTCATGTTTTATTGTTTGCAGGAGCTGACAAACACACCCAAGTTCGCAAAAAAAAGTAATTATGCAACAGTGGTATGACATTTCAGTCTCAAATGAAAAGCTGTTTCGATCCTAACAGATCAAAATGGCCGGCCATTATCTAAAAATGTTCCAACGGCCTCAATGAACTAAATCAGGTTTACCAAACTCCAACCAACTTCCAGGACTTAAACCTGCCAAACATACTCTAAATGCATGTTGGTTATGAAAATTCAATCTGCATGAGCAAACTCTTTTCCTGGCAGAATATACCTTGTAAAACGTGGACAATGCATGAACCATAGTATTAGACTTAGTTGGTCATGGATTCATAGTTTTGGAGGTAAAGTGTGACTAGAAAAGGGAAACAGTGCTTTTCTGGTATCAGTCTCTTTTCGCTCCAACTTCTCAACGGTTTCGGCTAATTGGGAAAGTAATTAACCATTTGTTTGGTAGAGACGCCATCAATTTTCAAGTTTTTTATTTGATAGAAGTTTGAACTTTCAAGTGACCAGGAATTCTTGCAGGCATAATTTGACATAACCACAGTCTAATCAGGCGCATGAACCAGATTCACTTTCCCCAAGTGGCCAAGTTTTTCTAGTCAATGGCTTATTGATGAAATTTTGTGAAAACAGAACAGTATCAATGAAATTTGACTTTATAACAATTACCTCCAAAAGTCTTTCAAGACTTCTAGAATTTCACTTTTTTGCTCAAGAGAAAGTTTGACAATACTGtgcagaagaaaataaaataaagagaaaagagagagGAATCGCAATTTTAATGGTCAGAATAGAACTGCAAGCTACCAGTGGTATTGTTATCCCCTGGGAAATATTTTCCACTGCCATTCTGCAGCACCCCCGGTTTTGAAAAGATGACATGGTGATAGGAATTATACACAAAAGTGTTTCCATGAGATACAACTCACAAAAGTGTTTCCATGAGATACAAATAAACTTGAAGAGTTAACTTCACAAAAATGTTACTGTAAAAAACACCATGATTCACAGGAACAATAAGAATTTTGCATTTGAGAACAGCATAAAAGACagtaaaaaaaggaaaccaaattacTGAAATTCTCAGAATCACATTTTTGTTTTTCAGCCGCTCAAAATGACAAATACAGCAATGGAGACATCACTACAGCCTAGGATTCCATATGCTCAAAACTTAACATTCTGGAACCTCCTGAGTGGGTACAGTATGTTATAACACAACATCTGACGGAATGCAAGAGGAGTTGAGCAGAACTCTCAACGCTGAGTTAGAACTTAGCGTTAACCATGAGAACTGAGAAATCAGAAATTTGAATCAAAATTACTGTTCCAAGAAGCATCAAGTGTTTCAAACCCCTCCAGTAGCCTTAGCCGCAATAACCACCTTCTGATATGATCGCCAAAATGAATTGAACCAGTAAGACAACTAGAATAATGTTCGGTTATTGACAGTTTCAATTTCCATGAATAGTAATCTAGGCATACAACATAAACTCGAGAAATTTAACCATACCTCCTCAGTTTTGGCTTTGCCAGGGGTAACTGCTGTACTTTCTGAAAATCTAGAAATTGCAAGAAGAAATAATAGTTTTAGAGCCTGTTCCAAAATCAAGGAATCTTTATGTAGCAAAACACAACTGGAATGTTCATTTGTTAAAAGGTAGAAAAGTGGTGCTACGATTGCTAACCTCGCTGCCCTGGCcttctttttatcttcttctactgAATCAATCTTGGGAGTTTGTCCAAATCTGGCTAGCCGATCTTTCTTCTTTACTTCATCATCGGATGCCGGTTGTACCGAAATCCCAAACCTGAGATTGAACAATTATGAATACACCTTTGCATATCTAGAAGGTTTGGTAAAGAGTATAAAGATACTCAGGATAAAAATAAGAATCTATTTGCAACTACTGCAATGTCCTGTCAGTAATAGAATGAAAAGCCTAAAAGAAACAAACCTCTCCGCCCTGGCCTTTTTCTTGAGCTCTTCTGCTTGCTTTAGCTCCTCTGATCCCATTGACGAGGTCTGACTGCCAAACCTGCCAAAGAGATAAGGTCATATTGAAAACTTAATCTGAAATCAGGAAAGATAACAAACCAGCGCAGGGGTTATTAACATAATAACTGCGAACCAACAGATAGAAGCTAACATTGCAGTTCAGATGCAATCGTTCGCCCAGATAAGCAAAATAGTTACAGTTCAGCATAACGGTGGACAAATCTAAGTCGATGTATCGAGAGAAGCTATTTTCAAATTGAGACATAACATGACACGGTGCCCTAGTGTTAGGCTATGGTAGAAGCAACACTACGTCGACAATTATCATACTGAGAATTGAATCCAGTAGCCTAAGCTTCCAGCGTCCCTGGAAAAAATTCAGTGGCTGCCTAAGGTCAAGTTATTCAACTGGCGTTTTTCTGAAAAAGTGGACCCCAATCTACATTGATCAATGCTACTGGATTCAAGTCTCAGTACGATAATTGTAGCCTAAGGTTCCAGCCTTCCTGGGAACAATTCAGCGGCTGCCCAGGTTCAACTTATCCAAATAGTGGTTTTCTGAAATAATGGACTTTGACCTGTGTCAATCAATGCTACTTAGGCTCATAAGTTATAGAAAGAGTAGATAACATGCATACACGTTGAAGAACATTAACAATgtcacaaaaagaaaaacaagacaaTTAAACTTAAGCATGTTTGCAGACACATCCAAGTCAAAGCTCAAGATTAACTAATCAAGTTTACATGCAGCAACGCCTTATAAGCTCTGGCAGAATCATAAAtcgcagaaacaattttcacattTAGACTTCAATCCAGTTGCCTAGTGTAGAAACCAAGGATATCCAATGCTCATCTAAGATCAACTTACACATTGATGGCACTTTTCTGAAAAGAAGAACTTCACCCTCGACCTATGAGACTACAGAGTCATTTATCCACATAAGCTATACAAACACCAAACAGCATGCATACATGTCAAAGAACATTAACAATTTCACACTAGTAACACAATTAACACCTTCGATATTGAACATGTGGAGTGTTTCTTAGCTTAGGCACACTTATAGGTGAGGCAGCTAGCTCATCCTCTCGCCTCAACCACCACTCAGAACAACAAAATATATCACTAAAGTCCCATTTTACAGCTTCCATCCTTCCACTCAAATCATGTTAACAATTCCAATTCTCTCTAATTAGCACTCAGAATCTCTATAGCATGCAAATTAGGCATTCTTGTTGTTACCCCCAAAACAAAGTTCACTATTACTGGAATCTAGTCCAAGCtcattaaaaccctaatttaataaCAACACGAAAAATCCAAAAACCCTAGAATCAAAAGAAACCCTAGAATAACCAATAACCAACATCAATAgcacaaaagattaaaaaaaaacgaTTTAGAAGAAAGGGGGAGAACCTTTTGGCTCGGGTACTGCGTTTTTCTTCTTCAGAGAGCTGAACAGGCATACCAAAACGCTCAGCACGACTAATTTTCTTCTGAAGAATGGAGTCTGGAGAAATTGTTGAAGCTGTGGTTTCTTTAGAGTCGTTTTGCTTCAGTGTTGGGTCTGAGGAGGGTGTTTCTAGGGTTTCCTTATGGACTTTTCCGGTTTTTGACTCTGTTTCATTTGATTTCTGAGTACCAGTCGCCATTAAAGATGGAACAGAAGAAATCAGAGacagagatttgatgagagaaagaaagagagagacgGAGATTGAGGGGGAGTAAGAGCTCAGTTGTTGGTGGGGAATGTTTGTACGCGGTATTTTTGTACAACGAAAAAGAATCCGGAATCCGGATCACTTTCCGATTTCAACCCAAGTATTCAAAACACATGCCCAACCAACCTCCTAGAAAACGCCCTTGGCATTCACTCCAATTGATCAAAGCTGCTACAAGGGTACCAATCGCTGGTGATCTCCCGTAGaattcgataacccacaattatgcAGTAATGGATAAAATACTCAGGTACTCCAGTTTATCAAGACTGTTACAAGAGTACTAATCGCCTGACAATCTCTCGTGGAATTCGATAGGGACTTATTCTTCCAGACAGGTAATTTTTGTTTGAGCTTTTCCACACAAGGCTTGAAGGACTCCATTTTTCTTCTGTTAGTTAATAGCTAGAGGAGACCCCAAATATTTTTCATCCTTTACTATCATTTAAACTCCCATGAAGTTGCTAATCCTGATTTCCAGATCTTCATCTGTGTTTTTTCTGAATAAAATCTGAGATGTGTGAAATTTATGTGTTGAGCAGAGGTTGTGCTGAAGGTCTTGAAGATATATGCCATATTTTTGTATTCAGCCTTTGCAGAATACCAAATAGTCATCTGCAAATAACAGGTGGCTTATAGGGGAGCTTCCACACAAATCATGGTGCCAGATATAATGCTAATAGTCTCAGCGTCTAACAGAGTTTTGGATAAGGCTTacatgaagaagagaaagaggtaTGGTGATAGAGGATCACCTTACCTGAAACCCCTAGAAGGCTTAAAGAAGTCCCCTGGATCACCATCCAATAGAACTGCTAGGCTTGTACTGGTGATGTATTGTTGAATATTTTTGCACCGTTCCTCATCAAAGCATATTTTCCTCATGACAATAACCTGGAAATTCCATTCCACTATGTCAAAATCCTTAGGCATGTCAATTTTTATGCCCATTGTGTCATTTTATCTTTGATTCCACCTTCATATCTCATGTCATGGATGATCTCATGAGCTAGAGCTACATAATTAGAAATTTTTCTTCTTATAACAAAACAGATTGGTATGAGGATATTATTTTGTCAAGCATCTGTTTCATTCTTTTTGCTCTAAGGGGAGTTAACTTTATAGGATATATTACAAAATGATATGTCTGAAACGGGCCGCAATGGAGCAGTTTTTATTTTTGggtatgagagaaataaaattggAGTTCATTTCCTTGACCATGTGGCCATAATTAAAGAAATATTGGACCATCTTAACAATGTTAGCTCACACGATCTCCCAGTTGACTTGGAAGAAATCTGGAGGGAGACCATCAAGATTAGGAGCTTTATCTCTAACCATATTGTATTGGGTATTCTTGACCTCCAAAGAATCAAGTACAACAATCAGGATGAGGTTATCGTGTTGAGTGATAGTTGTGGGTATAAGGTTTGTGACTTCGAAGTTGATATTGTTATTGATGTTATCTTCAGTAGCAGTCATGATGTTGAGATGGGTGGTGAAATATTTTTCACCCCCATGTCAGTCAACCATTGTCCCTCAGCATCTCTGATAGTTTCTATTATGTGTTTCTCATTATGTTATTGGTAGCTCTATGGAAATTTTTTGTGTTTCTATTTCCAGTTTGATAGTTTGATCCCTCCTCTTGTTTTTCCAGAACTTTCCGGTATCATACCATTTTTTGACTTTTTTCACTTGCCGTGTTTATAGCTCTTCATTCATAATAGTTGAAATAATTTTGTGTAGCCATTCTAAATGCTTTTTGAATGTCtccaaattagttttgatgttaCCATAAACCTTTTTGTTCCAGATTTTACTTtaacaggggtgtattggattagGAATTATAGGGATAATTAAGATTCCTAGAATTTCCATGGTATTCAATTTAGATTTATTTGTATTCCCTAAATTTTCAAGGTATTTAATTTTATGGATATTAAACTCCACAAAAGTCAGAAATATCCAATTTATTTAGAATTTTATGGATTGTTAGGGGCCCAAGACTTTCGTGGAATCTTATGTATATTTCAAGGCAGAATATAAACATTATTTTCTTCTACAAATCTCAACCCAAAACACAATACTTTTGCGAAAACTTATGGATTCTCATATTTTGTTATAAACTAGCACTGCCCACCACAATTGCCACTAGCACCAGCACCATCCttaccttcaccaccaccaccgtcttcGAGACCACtccaaccaacaccaccaccgccaTCATCAGTGCCAAAAAcacaaccaccacttccaccttcGGAATCACCATCcctacctccaccaccaccactgtagCCAGCTGTTCCCATACcacaaccacaaccaccaccTCCCCCCCTCCCCACCCCCACGCCACCACCACTATCCCTacctccaccatcaacaccatcaccactactaccaccaccatcaccaccacaaaTATATACTAGCGTCACCACAGCTTTTGTCGTTGCAACCACCACCACAAACTCATCAAGATAATGTTTATTTTAGAAATCTTTATTATTCCTTATTATTGCATTAAAAAAATCCAAACTAATCTACATATTTCACAGATTTTCTAGATTCCATATAAATGTTTTTAATTCTggtaaaatcaaaaatattagtaTCCATATAATTCCTAATTCAATGTAATCCTGTAAGTTTAAACTCCTTCAGCTTCCTAGATATCATGAAAGCAGATGATCCAGAAAGGTTTTGGTTCCAACATTTAGCTATGTTATTTCTGCAGTCTTCATGGTCCATCAAGGGACCAAAGAACTTAAAAAGAATGTGATCATTTTCCAATTTGGGTTGGAATTCAAAAGGATGGAGTGGTGATCAGATCCGATGGTAAGCATGATGGTGATGGGAGTAACCATTCCTCATGTAATTCCTCCATCCATTCTCTACTCATTGAGAACAAGACTTATATTACACCAAGTAAAGGAGCAACCAGTGAATCCCAAATCAATAAGGCTACCTCATTAATTTTAGTGCTGAAAAAGTTTGCTTCATTAACGTCAATGGGGTGAGAACTAAATTTTTATGAGTCATGGGGAATAAAATTATAGTCTTAGATAATCAACCATGGCATATTGTTTGAGGCATCTATATTCTCAACCATCTTTCATGATTCAACTTTTTTATTTAGCAATAGGGACTCCCATAATAGCCAATAAGGATCTAAAAATAATTGTTGGTTGGAGATACAATCACATTTTATATGGTGATGGGAAAAGTCAATGGCATCAATATTGATGTTTTCCTTCCATACGAAATCCTGATCACTTTCCATACCAACATCACCTCCAGGATCCACAAACCAAAAGTTATTAACATTTAATCCTTGATTATTTTGTTCATATCCTCCCGTTTTTGTTTGGTTTCAGATAGGAACAAAATGTCAGGGTTTATCTTGTTGAGCATGTCATTTTGATACCTTTTGGTGTTTCCTTGTCCTAACCCTCAGCAATTCCAAGCAAGGATTGTAAAGGATTGCCAAATATGGGAAACAGTGTGATAATAAATAATAGTTTTTCCATGATGATTGTGAATAGAGTTGCTTTTGTGAACAATTATGTAGAACTTCATAATCAGATAATAACATTTAGCAATCCTACAATTATACTCTATAGTTAAGACCACTTTGAGTTGGGAGAATCAGTAAGAAAATTTTCCTTTGGAATACTGTTAATATTTTGAGAAGCTTCTTTCAGATCACTTCCACTAGCCTCCCCATATTTCCTCATGTCCTCTCCATTTATTAACATCTCAGCCTTGCTTAGATCATCCTTGTTTTTCTCCTGGATTTCAGGCATCCTATGGATGCCTGGAAAGCTTTCATTTTGATTCAATATTGACAGGATTTCCACATTCGAGGCCAGACTGGGTTTCCTTGGCAtgaagtttttttgttttttttttttaagatttcggTCTAGACTGTTAACAACCGCTAGTCTttctaataaataatcaaaagctAAAatgatcgaaaactaaaataacaatacgataTTATCACATGATCTTTCCTAACAATATGTTAagctcttgatctagtttgagtgaccttatatcataaGATAAGGTtcacaagaataaacaaactaggtgtagtGAAGAGTTAACAATTGTTAgtattagagcattactcggtcgaactcacaagtgtttttatctcaatcttgttatcaaatttggttgtcaaaactatatcttgatttctagtctacaattagttatgtctcagactaggtgttgatggtggttttttgtagtttttagtttagggcgaaaactgtaaaagtctgtctacctgacccggcatcagaagtagtagaccttgatatatctatattccgcaaggaatttaaaaaatatatcaaaatttgatgagtgcctatgtctctcttcatattgtattgaaactcaagctcctagatgaattgttaactagtatagagcctaatgagtatttaagctcctagctgcattattcactaatgctgGAGCATGCTGCataataagctcctagctgcattattcactaatgtcggagcctaCTGAGTATCTACTATATGTTGTGTTCTTAGCTGAACTCTCAATTTTGACATGATATAGCGATTAATGATCATTCTTAGCTGGGTGATATTAATTTCCCGATTGTCTAAATTGAGATATGCATGGATGTACCTGATCAAAGTGCAAGATGTGAGTTGCGCTGCTCGTAAGAGTAAAAAATTAATAATTTGGTATTTGTATACAAAATATCTAAATTAATTGATTTTGCATCAGTTTgcaaaatttcaatttttaacCTCATTTTGTGTCAACccgcaaaaattagggttttgcccaAAAATGGAGCCAACacaatatctcgatccctattggtcgagaatctaggaaaactaggaaactggtccatcatggagctagtaggatTAGAATCCTATCAAAAGTTGGAAAATAAGGAAAAAGGGGAAATTGTGACTAACATGGACTGCCGTAAAAAGAGGACGAccactgataagcacgtaagtgctacattttatacccatatttatattagttatgactcaatattttgactaacgacagtattttagtgcttttgtagaaagtccaagcaaACATGATGATTGAAAGAATAAGTGgttaaataaataactaaatgGCGTTTGCGGAAAGGTCAagatgtggctggcctggtaaTTCTATTTATTAGCAGCACTTATAGGGAACAAAATTCTTTTGTGTACTCTTGGAGCACGTGTGGTCCACTAAAGGGTGAAAAACCTAAGAAATGGGAGACGTCCAGCTCCTCAACTCCATCTCATTTTCTTGGTGGAATGCGAAAGCATACTCTTGTCTTTCAAGGCAGAAGAGAGTTTCACTTCTCCAAGCAGCAGCTGTAGCCGATTTTTCATCGAGGGTACTGTTGTTGAAGGTACCGATTGTTCTCGATGGCAGATACAACTACAAGCAGTGATGATTGTTCGTGCCTCAAAGTTACAGAGGGGCGAGATTCAAGAGCTGTTAAGAGGCTGATATGGCAGAGAATGATGGGTACAAAGTCGTGAAAGATTGGGTTCTCATATAACCGGAGATCCAAGCAAAATCATCGAATACATGGGTTGTTTGTGACCTGAATTATGTGCCAACAGAACAGCACCGAGTACTCACTTGCCGGTGGTGTATGGTGATGTACGTCCAAGAGTTGGTATTGTTTAGGGACTGAAAATGTTTATGAATGTGTGGTGTGGGTGAATTTCGTATTTGCAGGTCAAGAAAGCTATAAGGAAGGTTCGAAATCAAACCCAAAGGTACCCTGATGACGCACATAAATTGCCCTGGGTGTGTCTGTAAAATTGCCTGAAAGAAGTTAAATGCAGTGGCTCGAGTTTTAGATGGTTTCGGCCAATATCTCATTCCTGGAAACGAATGGAGTAGCTAGTGATGCTGGTGGAGGATGGACAGTGAGAAGATGAAGTGAACCAGTTGATGTTGTGCTGTGGCTGAAGTTTGTACCATCGAAGCAGTCAACACGAGCCGCAACTTTGGGGAGAATATACAACTGTTCTTATATCGAATGCATAGGAAGGAAAGTACGAGACGAATGGAGACAACATTGGTGATTGGGAAAGTAATTGCAGGCAGTGGTGATGTTTAAATTCAGTCTTCCTATATTACAGGACGAGTTCTTCATCTCAGCAAGCTCAGGTTCTTATGGACTGTATATGGAGCTGTTGAATCGTTTTTGAAGGTGCACAGATGTTCCGGCATGCAGTAAGAGGCAATGATGCTGGTGATCAAGTGGAGTTGGTTGAAGGTGGCATCGGACATAGAAGAAACGAAAGCAAGCCATGAATCCAGCTGGTGCTGTTGGATTTTGTCGGTATGAGATGTAGATGAACGGTGGACGCTAGTGGTGAGATGAGTCCggttctggactaggtcttggaaGTAATCCTCTAGGTCTTGGGAGGGCTCGAATCACTTGGACATATAAAAAGAAATGAACAAAGAATAGAAGGGAGGCCGGTTTTGGGAGGTTCCAACAACTGAAAGCTACGGCGACTTAGAGGTAGACGACGGAGAAGGGCGTCAACAGGAACAAGGGTTTGAAGTTCCATTTCTCTtattctgttttgattttgattttccacCGATTCGCTTTGAtatttttatggcttttgagaaagccatatgTTGCTAGACTTTTATGTAACTAGGGTTCACTGTGGAAACTATTTGGGGTATTAGGCTA encodes the following:
- the LOC113311708 gene encoding glycine-rich RNA-binding protein GRP2A-like, giving the protein MPEIQEKNKDDLSKAEMLINGEDMRKYGEASGSDLKEASQNINSIPKENFLTDSPNSKCGDGVDGGGRDSGGGVGVGRGGGGGCGCGMGTAGYSGGGGGRDGDSEGGSGGCVFGTDDGGGGVGWSGLEDGGGGEGKDGAGASGNCGGQC
- the LOC113308589 gene encoding protein MODIFIER OF SNC1 11-like; translated protein: MATGTQKSNETESKTGKVHKETLETPSSDPTLKQNDSKETTASTISPDSILQKKISRAERFGMPVQLSEEEKRSTRAKRFGSQTSSMGSEELKQAEELKKKARAERFGISVQPASDDEVKKKDRLARFGQTPKIDSVEEDKKKARAARFSESTAVTPGKAKTEEKVVIAAKATGGV